One Dreissena polymorpha isolate Duluth1 chromosome 9, UMN_Dpol_1.0, whole genome shotgun sequence genomic window carries:
- the LOC127846460 gene encoding uncharacterized protein LOC127846460, with protein sequence MDIHLRDLLCSLSHIVLCAILASAGVDGGSLRRQTATCTETSVVDIESNAGVKIEPIEQSRVYIETLSTPFDDGHTLRFEFNTKSGNGTLFYAVRRNDIYDMVSAEISDGYVQFKIRCRSSYADLTIPGIRVDDGEWHRIKFHRKKRKGIFLLDDLEYFEHYYVGCGGFTSVNFGSTHRDHDDSFSVRELQNKNGHLSGCIRNVKITTGIDTPPKYTAISQCN encoded by the exons ATGGATATACATTTGCGGGATTTATTGTGTTCGTTGTCCCATATTGTGCTCTGTGCCATACTGGCGAGTGCTGGTGTCGATGGCGGGAGTTTACGTCGGCAGACGGCCACGTGCACAGAG ACCTCTGTCGTCGACATTGAGTCAAATGCTGGGGTGAAAATAGAACCTATTGAACAGAGTCGCGTCTATATTGAAACACTGTCTACGCCTTTTGATGACGG GCACACTTTGCGTTTTGAGTTCAATACAAAATCCGGCAACGGGACGCTGTTCTATGCCGTGCGCCGCAACGATATCTACGACATGGTGTCAGCGGAGATCAGTGACGGATACGTGCAGTTTAAGATACGCTGCCGCTCCTCGTACGCTGACCTCACCATTCCGGGCATCCGGGTGGATGATGGCGAGTGGCACAGG ATCAAGTTCCATCGCAAGAAACGAAAGGGCATCTTCCTGCTGGACGACCTGGAGTACTTCGAGCACTACTATGTGGGCTGTGGCGGCTTCACTTCCGTCAACTTCGGCAGCACCCACCGAGACCACGATGACTCCTTCAGCGTGCGCGAGTTACAG AATAAAAACGGCCATTTAAGCGGATGTATACGTAATGTTAAGATAACTACGGGAATAGACACACCGCCCAAGTACACAGCCATTTCGCAGTGCAATTGA